In Camelus bactrianus isolate YW-2024 breed Bactrian camel chromosome 34, ASM4877302v1, whole genome shotgun sequence, one genomic interval encodes:
- the LOC123614442 gene encoding natural killer cells antigen CD94-like isoform X1, translated as MTEKYTTYAEVQNIPSKKQMQKKKMKEQLIDTEVKTCTSKPDRKKVTRTELPEEKGSSVPFAWFLTVVILGILCFFLLITTGVMGFMVFQGCQGGQLKKSPLDNVKQEDNSTVKNTTFKEELLSGGRESSMCETKWSCCGQKCYYFANESKTFDKSQKFCKKMNSRLLKIENDKELNFIQSQLSYFHWIGLSRKGTGSSWTWEDKSSPFLKIDWKESEVGNCASLAATRMVAADCSTFKPYICEK; from the exons ATGACTGAAAAATACACAACATATGCAGAAGTGCAAAACATTCCTTCCAAGAAgcagatgcaaaaaaaaa AGATGAAAGAGCAGCTAATTGACACAGAAGTGAAAACATGTACTTCCAAGCCCGATCGCAAGAAGGTAACAAGAACTGAATTGCCTGAAGAAAAAG GGTCTTCAGTTCCGTTTGCCTGGTTTCTCACCGTAGTGATTCTTGGAAtactctgtttctttctcctaaTAACAACAGGAGTCATGGGATTCATGG TTTTCCAGGGTTGTCAGGGAGGCCAATTAAAGAAGTCTCCACTGGACAACGTGAAACAAGAAGACAATTCCACAGTTAAAAACACGACTTTCAAAGAGGAGCTACTTAGTGGAG GAAGGGAAAGCAGCATGTGTGAAACTAAATGGTCATGTTGTGGACAGAAATGTTACTATTTTGCCAATGAATCGAAGACCTTTGACAAGAGCCAAAAATTCTGCAAGAAGATGAACTCCAGGCTTCTTAAGatagaaaatgataaagaacTG aACTTCATTCAAAGTCAGCTATCCTACTTCCATTGGATTGGACTGTCCCGTAAAGGAACTGGAAGTTCCTGGACATGGGAAGACAAATCATCACCTTTTCTCAAAAT TGATTGGAAAGAGTCAGAGGTTGGAAACTGTGCAAGCTTAGCAGCAACGAGGATGGTGGCGGCTGACTGCTCCACATTCAAGCCCTACATTTGTGAGAAGTAG
- the LOC123614442 gene encoding C-type lectin domain family 9 member A-like isoform X2, translated as MTEKYTTYAEVQNIPSKKQMQKKKMKEQLIDTEVKTCTSKPDRKKVTRTELPEEKVFQGCQGGQLKKSPLDNVKQEDNSTVKNTTFKEELLSGGRESSMCETKWSCCGQKCYYFANESKTFDKSQKFCKKMNSRLLKIENDKELNFIQSQLSYFHWIGLSRKGTGSSWTWEDKSSPFLKIDWKESEVGNCASLAATRMVAADCSTFKPYICEK; from the exons ATGACTGAAAAATACACAACATATGCAGAAGTGCAAAACATTCCTTCCAAGAAgcagatgcaaaaaaaaa AGATGAAAGAGCAGCTAATTGACACAGAAGTGAAAACATGTACTTCCAAGCCCGATCGCAAGAAGGTAACAAGAACTGAATTGCCTGAAGAAAAAG TTTTCCAGGGTTGTCAGGGAGGCCAATTAAAGAAGTCTCCACTGGACAACGTGAAACAAGAAGACAATTCCACAGTTAAAAACACGACTTTCAAAGAGGAGCTACTTAGTGGAG GAAGGGAAAGCAGCATGTGTGAAACTAAATGGTCATGTTGTGGACAGAAATGTTACTATTTTGCCAATGAATCGAAGACCTTTGACAAGAGCCAAAAATTCTGCAAGAAGATGAACTCCAGGCTTCTTAAGatagaaaatgataaagaacTG aACTTCATTCAAAGTCAGCTATCCTACTTCCATTGGATTGGACTGTCCCGTAAAGGAACTGGAAGTTCCTGGACATGGGAAGACAAATCATCACCTTTTCTCAAAAT TGATTGGAAAGAGTCAGAGGTTGGAAACTGTGCAAGCTTAGCAGCAACGAGGATGGTGGCGGCTGACTGCTCCACATTCAAGCCCTACATTTGTGAGAAGTAG
- the LOC105062213 gene encoding C-type lectin domain family 12 member B-like codes for MSNDSDCEQPSENTQQTEAIPIVDLEPPLALPPPPAPEDEWSPIPEHTNMHASPFPITLFGTIPVILGVSCLLLLMLCGFFGYQYFQSVQQSESKLKNLNQWIESFQNEEEKFLQIQESLDQNKEILEWLQNQNEYLTKALQELNTKPGDRCGLPPSPWVQYRDHCYHETEEMVSWLECSNICASLNATFLNTERSRLMNILKLLAGDHTWLGLSYKEEDNQWKWEDGSLPSPGLSLPKPGVAFWGKCAYANTHSVGTDDCGTSSSCLCEKPVCAENSDKEG; via the exons ATGTCAAATGATTCAGACTGTGAACAAccttcag aaaacacacagcagACAGAGGCTATCCCTATTGTGGACTTGGAACCACCTCttgcccttccccctcctcccgctCCAGAGGATGAATGGAGTCCTATTCCCGAGCACACCAACATGCATG CTTCTCCTTTCCCCATTACTCTGTTTGGAACAATTCCTGTGATCCTGGGCGTCTCCTGCCTGCTGCTTTTGATGCTGTGTGGATTCTTTGGTTATCAGT ACTTTCAAAGTGTTCAGCAATCAGAGAGCAAGTTGAAGAACCTTAACCAATGGATTGAGTCTTTccaaaatgaagaggaaaaattcCTTCAGATTCAAGAATCTCTTGACCAAAATAAAG AAATCCTAGAATGGCTCCAAAACCAGAATGAATATCTCACTAAAGCCTTACAGGAACTGAATACGAAACCAG GAGACAGATGTGGACTTCCTCCGAGTCCCTGGGTGCAGTACCGAGACCACTGCTACCATGAAACCGAGGAAATGGTTTCTTGGTTAGAGTGTTCTAATATTTGTGCCTCGTTGAACGctacatttttaaatacagaaaggaGTAGATTGATG AATATTTTGAAGTTACTTGCGGGAGATCACACTTGGCTTGGTCTGTCTTACAAGGAGGAGGACAATCAGTGGAAGTGGGAAGAtggctccctcccttctcctggccT GAGCCTACCAAAGCCAGGTGTGGCTTTCTGGGGGAAATGCGCTTACGCAAATACGCACAGTGTTGGGACTGACGACTGCGGCACGTCCTCTTCCTGCCTGTGTGAGAAGCCTGTCTGTGCTGAAAACTCAGACAAAGAAGGTTAA